In Archaeoglobus profundus DSM 5631, the sequence AAGACAAACCGCTCTACGAATTCAAAGGCTCTGGAGCTTTCGTCAGAGCATTGGAGCACGCTTTAGTTAGAGGTGAGATAGATGTGGCAGTTCACAGCTATAAAGACATTCCCAGCAACATGCTCGAAGGAGTTACGGTTTCAGCCGTTTTGGAGAGAGATTCTCCTTACGATGCTTTCATTGCAAGGAATGGAGAAAGCTTAGAGGAGATAAAGCCGAATGCTGTAATAGGGACATCAAGCCTAAGGAGAAGGGCACAGCTCAAGCTTTACAGATCCGATCTAAGATTTGAAAACTTGAGAGGGAATGTCGATACAAGGTTGAGAAAGCTGAGAGAGGGATTATACGATGCGATAGTATTGGCTGAGGCTGGCATTCAAAGGCTCGGTTTGAATGTTAAGTATCAGAGGCTACCTATTGAGAGATTCGTGCCACCAGCTAATCAGGGGATAATTGCAGTTCAAACGAGAGTTGGAGAAGAGGATCTTGTAAAGTTCATGAATCACGAAGAAACTTGGATTGAGGCTGAAGTTGAGAGGATAGTCATGAAGACATTGGGAGTTGGATGCGCAATTCCAGCTGGAATTTATGCGGAATGCAGAGGCAAAGTTAGGCTTATTGTACAAGTCATAAGGGATGGCAGAGAATTTAAGGTTATTGAGGAGCTTAGCAGGGAGAGCGCAATCGAAGAGGCGAGGGAGATAGCTGAGAATTTTAGAGAGGAGGTAGGTTTAAGGGCATGACGGGCAAGGTTTACATCGTTGGAGCTGGTCCAGGAGACCCGGATCTTTTAACTGTAAAGGCTCTGAAAGTTTTGAGGGAAGCTGACGTAATTCTGTACGACGAGCTTATCGGAGATGAGATTAGAGAATTGCTCAGATCGTTGAAAGCCGAGCTTGTTGATGTTGGAAAGAGGGCTGGAAAGCACAAGATGAAACAGAATGAAATAAACGAGCTTATGGTTAAGCTTGCAAGGGAAGGAAAGATCGTTGTAAGACTAAAGGGTGGAGATCCGTTCGTTTTTGGAAGGGGTGGAGAGGAGGCTGAATACTTGGCTAAGCATGGAATACCGTTTGAGATCGTTCCGGGTATAACTTCGGCGATAGCGGTTCCAGCTTATGCGGGAATTCCTATAACTCACAGGGAATTTGATCCTGCGGTAGTTTTCATAACTGGAAGGGAGTGGAAGGAAAGGCTGAATTGGAAGGCTTTAGCAGAGTTAAACGCAACAATAGTAGTTTTGATGGGTGTTTCAAATTTGGAGAAGATCGTTAAGAAGCTCTTGGAGAACGGCAAAAACCCTAAAACGCCAGTTGCAATAATCGAAAGAGGTTGTACACTACGGCAGAGAGTTGTTATCTCCAATTTGGAAAACGTTGTCGATGTTGCAAGGAGAGAAGGTGTTAAAGCGCCTGCCGTAATCGTTATAGGAGATGTAGTTAGACTTAGAGAGAAACTCGCAAAGTTTTTACAAAACTTGGGAAATTTTGACCATGCAGAAGGTAATTAACGAAATGATAAAGATCGGAAGGAAGTTGGGTCAGTTTAGGCTTGTAGATGGTGCTAGCGGGAACATGAGTTGTAGAATTGGAGATTTCATGCTCATTACAAGAAGTGGGTCAATTTTGGATGATCTAACTCCTCAAGATTTCGTTTACGTCAAGATTGGAGAATTTTGCAAGGGTATTTCGAGTGATTGGAAAGTTCACAAAGCGATTTACGAGAAAACGGATTACAAAGCAGTTTTACACTGTCACGGCGTTTACAACGTAGTTCTTTCACTTATTCATGATGAAATCGTTCCAAGAGATTTGGAGGGAGGTATTTTTCTCAAGAAGGTGAGGGTTGTTGAAGGAGAATTTGGAAGTGACGAAGTTGCTGAGGCTATCGCAGATGAAATTGCAAGGAATGGTATAGCTATTCACAAGGGGCACGGAATATATTCCGCTGGCAAAGACATGATTGAGGCTTTTAACAAAGCCTGCTACTTGGAGCACTCATGCGAAATTCTGTATAGGCTAAAGGTGTTGAAGCGTTGAGCTTAAGTGAAGGGTATATCCAAGATCTGAGTTTCGGTCTCATGATAGTTGCAATTGCGAGAGCCAAGAAAGATGCAAAAGCCTTAAAGCATGCTCTGAATTGTGAAGTGCTGAGTTTGGGTGGTATAAGGAGTCTTGAGTCTGTAGATTTCTCGATTTTTAGGGATAAAATTCCGATATTCTTCTTCGGTAAGGATGAGGTTGATTTAGCTCTTGAGGCTGAACGAATGATAAAAGAGGTTACGCCGATATATCAGATCGTTGTTTTGAGTAAGAAAGCCGTAAGAAACACAAGGATGGAGGAAATCAGAGAGAAGTTTGAAATGGCTAAAGCTAAGATAAGGCTTGGAGTCAAATTCGACAAGGTTTTCGTGTTCTCTCCTAAGAACGAGTTTGGAATTGAAATTCATCCAGATTACGACTCCTATTTCATAATCGGGAAAGGTTTCATCGAGAACATGAGGAAAATAGGTGTCGATGTTGAAGAGGGAAATTTGATACTCAGAAAGCTCTACAACGAGGAAAACGTCTATGTGCCTGAGCTTAAGGCTATTGTCAGTAAAAGGATAGGTGAAAAGGTTCGTGTGAACTACTTGAGCGATGTAGAACCAAAGAAGATGCCTATTGACAAAACAATTGAGAAAAACAGGATGTTTCTAGAGGTTATGGAACGAATCTCGATCAAATTTATAAGAGAGCACGCAAACAATGTTGCTGTTCCCTTCAGCGGTGGTAAAGATAGCTTAGCCTGCCTAATTTTGGCTAAAAAGGCTTTGGGCGATGTTAAGGCAATCTACATCAAAACAAACTACGAGATGCCTTACACTGAGGAATACATTGAAAGGGTTTGCAAAAGGTTGGGAGTTGATTTAATAGTTGAAAGCGTTAAATTCGATGTTGAGAAGTATGGAATGCCAACACATCAAAACAGGTGGTGCACCAAGCTGAAGATGGAGGCTTTGGAAAGGGTAGTGAAATCGGAAGAAGTAAAAACTTTGATTGTTGGCGATAGGGATGCCGAGAGTAGAGTTAGGAGAGAAAGACCAGTAGTTTTTGAGAGAATAGCAAAGGAGATTTTTCCAATAAAGTATTGGAGCGGAGCCATGGTGCAGCTATACATACTCATGAATGGTTTAGATCTGCACCCGTTGTATTACAAGGGATTTTACCGCTTAGGATGCACAATCTGCCCTTCACTCAGCGAATGGGAGAAGAATTTACTTGAGTCATGAATGTATTTTCCATGCGGTCACTTATTTTTTTAGCACGGGTATCAGATCGCTTCTACCTATTTCAATTAGCCTTCTCTTTATCGCCTCTCTAAGGTTGTTTATCTTCCCTTCCTTCGCGGAAATAGGATATATCACGTGAGTCCAATCCTTCCAAGGTGGAGTCATTCCAAGCTTTAAGGCAATTGCATCCAAAACTTCATTAGGGTTATCGACTTTATCCATCTTGTTAACAGCCAAAAACACCTTTGAGCAAACTTCGTTCAAGAATTCGAACATCTCAACTTCAACTGGTATGTAACCTCTTCTTTCCCATCTTTCGGCAATTTCCAAAAAAGATTTTCCATCTACGACTTGAACAGCTAAAATTATTCTTTCGGCATTTTTCTCAATATACTCAACTATAAAGTCCTTAACTCTCTCGTTGAATTCCTTGTCAACTCCAGAGATGTAGCCAAATCCGGGTAAATCTGTAACTAGGAGGTCTTTAAACTTGATCTGATTGGGCTTTATCGTAGTTCCCGGTCTCTTTCCCCTTCTAACTTTGACACCAAAAAGCTGCGAAAAAAGTGTTGATTTACCAACGTTTGATCTTCCAGCAAAGACTATTTCGATCATTTAGGCCAGAGACCGTAGTAAGCGTTCAATATTATTACGAGAACACCTACAGTTAAACCGAATGCCAGAACACTCTTGGGACTGATTCTAATCTGCGTCTTCTCTTCTTCAAAGTACCTCATTATTCCAGCTGAGGACATCAACGGTGGTGTCTTCACCTTCTCTCTCTTAGCCATGAGCGAAGATCTTTGGAACAATATTTAACACTATCGCCTCCTCGATTCTTTGTGAATCAAAGCTGAAGCAACGAGATGAGCTATCCTTAAAGGCTCAGGTATTTTTCCCTTTCGTATCGTAAGCTTCAGAATTTTTTCAGCAAATTCTAAATCGCATCCCTTCAGCTGAACCAAAACCTTTCTAACCTTTCTAATCTCTCCAGCCTTTTTTACCAATTCTATCCTTCTTTCGAACCCTTCAAGGTTTCTTAGAGCCCTTTCTATTCTCTCAAAGTCTGGATATCTTTCCAAAATCACTATCACGGGGATCCCAAGGTTTTCGTATATGAATTCCAAATCGGCAACGTTAAATCCAGCAAAGGTTATTCCACTCAAAAGCACACATTTGATCTGCTTGTAGAACTTAGAGTTTGAGATTAACTCAACTATCTTTTCGCTAACATCCCAACCGTCAACTTCGATTCTGTCAATTAAAAAACCCTCAACATAATCCTTACAGGTTACACAGCCGACTATGTAAGCTAAATTGTCTTTAAAGCTGTCGTCAAAGCCCACAACCCTCCAGAGCTTCACGATTTTAGTAGCATAATCAAAAAATTAGCTTATCGAAATCGAGAAAATGTAGTAAGCCAAGACACCAAATATTATCGAAACTCCCAAGTTTTTTGATTTGGCGTAAGATGCGTAGACAATTGTAAGTGATATCAATCCTATCGTTAAATCTCTCGGATTTATCGGAAAGCTGACGAAAGATGTTACGAATAGAGCGGAGATTAGGGCTGTAGAGGAGTATGAAAGCCATTCACTCCACTTTTCAAGATTTAACTTGTCTCTAAATAAGAGCGGTAGTAACCTTGTCAGATATGTTCCAATCGCAACAGTAACAATTATTTCGATCATTCTAAGCACCTCCTGAGAGTTGAGGTTACAAAGGGACTTACTATACCGGCAAGGAGTATGCCAAAGGATGTGTATCCCAAGATGTGAAGAATTAAGGCGATTAGGCCTCCGAAGATGGCCGAAATAAGATTCCAACTTCTGTTTGGAATTAGGAGTATAAAGAAGAGTGCTGGGAATGCGAAGACAAGCGATCTGTGTAGAGCTTCATTGGAAACTATGAAAGTTCCTCCCAAAACGCCGACAACAGTTCCAGACACCCATGCGGAATATGCAATTAAGGCCAAGCCCCATATGAATCTCTCATTATCCCCCTTAAATGACATCGCAAATACCTCATCTGTCAAACCAAAGGCTGTTATGAAGGGTTTGCTTATTTTGATCCTCTTGGAAAGTATACAGCCGTATATCAGATGCCTTAGGTTGAGAAGAATTGGAACGATCGTTGCGTTGATTGGAGAATCTATGAGCGTTGCCAAGGCGAATTGAGCGGAGCCAGCGAAAATTAGAAGTGAAGCGAGAACTGCCTCGTAATCTTTCAAGCCCATAGCCATTGCTGTCAGTCCGAATGTTACCGCAACGGGGAAGTAGCCGAGCGCTATAGGTATTCCAGCTACGATGCCTTTCTTTATCATTGCCTATCTCGAAGTTCGAGGGCACATATCTTTTTTTGAAGAAAAGCTTAAAAGACGAATGAGACTAAGATCGACACAATTTTCCACGGTGATAGTATGTATGCAAGGGTAAAGGTTAGGGATGTAGTCAGAGTTCCCCCGAACAGGCTTAACGAGGATCTGGAGGAGGTTATTCACGATTTACTCTGGGAACAGTTCGAAGGGAAGTTGGATACAGAGTATGGCATGGTTATTGGAATTGAAAGCGTTGATAGCATTGGTGAGGGAAAAATCGTTGAGGGAGACGGAGGAGTTTACTTTGACGTGGAATTCACAGCTTTGACGTTCAAGCCACTCCTTCAGGAGGTTGTTGAAGGCGAAGTTGTTGAAGTTGTGGAATTCGGAGCATTCGTTTCCATAGGTCCTTTGGATGCCTTACTGCACAGGAGTCAGATCATGGATGACTACATAGTTTACGATGAGAAGAATGAGAGATTGATAGGGAAAGAAACGAAGAGAACTATAGAGAAGGGAGACTTGGTTAGAGCGAGGATAGTTGCTCTGAGCCTTAAGGAGAAAGATCCATCGAAGAGCAAGATCGGTTTAACTATGAGACAGCCTTGGTTGGGGAAGCTTGAGTGGATTGAAGAGGAAATAAAGAAGAGGGGTGAGCATGGCTGAGCTGGCTTGCAAGCGCTGTAAGTTTATAAATGTGGATACGGAAGTTTGCGTAAACTGCGGAAGTACCGAATTAACAAAGGAGTGGTACGGATACTTGATAATAATTGATCCTGAGAAGAGCGAGATAGCGAAGAAGCTTGGAATAACAAAGCCGGGTAAATACGCGTTGCAAGTGGAATAATGTTAAAGCTGACAGAAGAAGTAAGAGCTTTCGCGAAGAAGCCTTTTGGACTACTTTATAGGGGAGAGGGAGTTGATGTCGTCAAAAGAGTTCTGAAGGGAGACGAATTTCTAGTTTGTGTTGGCGATATAGTTTCTCTAACAACTCTCAAGGCTGGTTTTAAGCCGAAAATAATAGTTTTTGACGGTAAAAGCATTAGAAGGGAGTTGAATTCTGTTGTTAATAGGATTAGAGATCTTTCAAGAGGATATAAAGAGATCGTTGCTGAGAATCCTGCTGGTTGCATTACTGAGGATTTAGCCGAGAAAGTTTTTGAAGCCGTAAATTCGGCTTTGGAGGGTTTAAACGTCAGGATATACGTTAGAGGGGAGGAGGATTTAGCAGTAATGCCTTTGGTAGCATTGCTACCGAATGGAGCTGTTATCTTGTACGGACAGCCGAACGAAGGTGTTGTGAGAGTTGATGTAAACGATGAGAGAAAGATTATAATATTGAGCATGCTTGAAAGGATGGAGAAACATGGAAAGACTTTGGAGAAGATAAGGAGGTGGTCGAATGGAGGTAGTCGTTGAAAAGGACAGATACAATCCACTGTTAAAGAGAAGGGAGATACATGCAAGGATAGTATACTGGGGAGAAGGGCCAACACCTACGAGACAGGCCGTGAGAGAGAAGTTCGCTGGGCTTTTCAATGCGGAGCTCGATAGAAT encodes:
- a CDS encoding class II aldolase/adducin family protein; the protein is MQKVINEMIKIGRKLGQFRLVDGASGNMSCRIGDFMLITRSGSILDDLTPQDFVYVKIGEFCKGISSDWKVHKAIYEKTDYKAVLHCHGVYNVVLSLIHDEIVPRDLEGGIFLKKVRVVEGEFGSDEVAEAIADEIARNGIAIHKGHGIYSAGKDMIEAFNKACYLEHSCEILYRLKVLKR
- a CDS encoding preprotein translocase subunit Sec61beta — protein: MAKREKVKTPPLMSSAGIMRYFEEEKTQIRISPKSVLAFGLTVGVLVIILNAYYGLWPK
- a CDS encoding GTP-dependent dephospho-CoA kinase family protein gives rise to the protein MLKLTEEVRAFAKKPFGLLYRGEGVDVVKRVLKGDEFLVCVGDIVSLTTLKAGFKPKIIVFDGKSIRRELNSVVNRIRDLSRGYKEIVAENPAGCITEDLAEKVFEAVNSALEGLNVRIYVRGEEDLAVMPLVALLPNGAVILYGQPNEGVVRVDVNDERKIIILSMLERMEKHGKTLEKIRRWSNGGSR
- the spt4 gene encoding transcription elongation factor subunit Spt4; translation: MAELACKRCKFINVDTEVCVNCGSTELTKEWYGYLIIIDPEKSEIAKKLGITKPGKYALQVE
- the engB gene encoding GTP-binding protein EngB, whose protein sequence is MIEIVFAGRSNVGKSTLFSQLFGVKVRRGKRPGTTIKPNQIKFKDLLVTDLPGFGYISGVDKEFNERVKDFIVEYIEKNAERIILAVQVVDGKSFLEIAERWERRGYIPVEVEMFEFLNEVCSKVFLAVNKMDKVDNPNEVLDAIALKLGMTPPWKDWTHVIYPISAKEGKINNLREAIKRRLIEIGRSDLIPVLKK
- the hemC gene encoding hydroxymethylbilane synthase, translating into MSERVVVGTRGSKLALAQTSKVVERLKEEGYSVEIRIIKSTGDIMKDKPLYEFKGSGAFVRALEHALVRGEIDVAVHSYKDIPSNMLEGVTVSAVLERDSPYDAFIARNGESLEEIKPNAVIGTSSLRRRAQLKLYRSDLRFENLRGNVDTRLRKLREGLYDAIVLAEAGIQRLGLNVKYQRLPIERFVPPANQGIIAVQTRVGEEDLVKFMNHEETWIEAEVERIVMKTLGVGCAIPAGIYAECRGKVRLIVQVIRDGREFKVIEELSRESAIEEAREIAENFREEVGLRA
- a CDS encoding AzlD domain-containing protein → MIEIIVTVAIGTYLTRLLPLLFRDKLNLEKWSEWLSYSSTALISALFVTSFVSFPINPRDLTIGLISLTIVYASYAKSKNLGVSIIFGVLAYYIFSISIS
- the cobA gene encoding uroporphyrinogen-III C-methyltransferase, which encodes MTGKVYIVGAGPGDPDLLTVKALKVLREADVILYDELIGDEIRELLRSLKAELVDVGKRAGKHKMKQNEINELMVKLAREGKIVVRLKGGDPFVFGRGGEEAEYLAKHGIPFEIVPGITSAIAVPAYAGIPITHREFDPAVVFITGREWKERLNWKALAELNATIVVLMGVSNLEKIVKKLLENGKNPKTPVAIIERGCTLRQRVVISNLENVVDVARREGVKAPAVIVIGDVVRLREKLAKFLQNLGNFDHAEGN
- a CDS encoding endonuclease dU, which produces MKLWRVVGFDDSFKDNLAYIVGCVTCKDYVEGFLIDRIEVDGWDVSEKIVELISNSKFYKQIKCVLLSGITFAGFNVADLEFIYENLGIPVIVILERYPDFERIERALRNLEGFERRIELVKKAGEIRKVRKVLVQLKGCDLEFAEKILKLTIRKGKIPEPLRIAHLVASALIHKESRRR
- a CDS encoding AzlC family ABC transporter permease, encoding MIKKGIVAGIPIALGYFPVAVTFGLTAMAMGLKDYEAVLASLLIFAGSAQFALATLIDSPINATIVPILLNLRHLIYGCILSKRIKISKPFITAFGLTDEVFAMSFKGDNERFIWGLALIAYSAWVSGTVVGVLGGTFIVSNEALHRSLVFAFPALFFILLIPNRSWNLISAIFGGLIALILHILGYTSFGILLAGIVSPFVTSTLRRCLE
- a CDS encoding phosphoadenosine phosphosulfate reductase domain-containing protein, with translation MIVAIARAKKDAKALKHALNCEVLSLGGIRSLESVDFSIFRDKIPIFFFGKDEVDLALEAERMIKEVTPIYQIVVLSKKAVRNTRMEEIREKFEMAKAKIRLGVKFDKVFVFSPKNEFGIEIHPDYDSYFIIGKGFIENMRKIGVDVEEGNLILRKLYNEENVYVPELKAIVSKRIGEKVRVNYLSDVEPKKMPIDKTIEKNRMFLEVMERISIKFIREHANNVAVPFSGGKDSLACLILAKKALGDVKAIYIKTNYEMPYTEEYIERVCKRLGVDLIVESVKFDVEKYGMPTHQNRWCTKLKMEALERVVKSEEVKTLIVGDRDAESRVRRERPVVFERIAKEIFPIKYWSGAMVQLYILMNGLDLHPLYYKGFYRLGCTICPSLSEWEKNLLES
- a CDS encoding DNA-directed RNA polymerase — encoded protein: MYARVKVRDVVRVPPNRLNEDLEEVIHDLLWEQFEGKLDTEYGMVIGIESVDSIGEGKIVEGDGGVYFDVEFTALTFKPLLQEVVEGEVVEVVEFGAFVSIGPLDALLHRSQIMDDYIVYDEKNERLIGKETKRTIEKGDLVRARIVALSLKEKDPSKSKIGLTMRQPWLGKLEWIEEEIKKRGEHG